From Erigeron canadensis isolate Cc75 chromosome 8, C_canadensis_v1, whole genome shotgun sequence, one genomic window encodes:
- the LOC122578689 gene encoding heterogeneous nuclear ribonucleoprotein 1-like, whose product MAIQHGIVEKMEPDNGKLFIGGISWDTDEDRLKEYFSSYGDVVEAVIMRDRLTGRARGFGFVVFVDPVVAARVVLEKHMIDGRTVEAKKAVPRDDNQGLNRNFSSIQGSPAPMGPTKKIFVGGLPSTISESDFKNYFDQFGTITDVVVMYDHNTQRPRGFGFITFESEEAVDQVLFKTFHELNGKMVEVKRAVPKELSPSPNRSPLVGYTYGLNRPNTFLTSSFPQGYNMSPIGGYGVRMDSRFSPVVGARTGFPQFSSTGYNMSMNGEPALSPSAFGGSSNNIGYGRVLSPYLGGNPNRYSTPIGYNNQGTGRGVPPIGSSTRSVWGNSGLTSPRGPGSYLSSGSGGFGVFGNNAAGWSSLPFASQGGGGSSGNNGGNIGGLRGEENTYRLVGGTVGRNHEMGVATTLSFNGPNSGQGYYGNLYREGSMYGDPTWQSSSNELDGSGSFEHGLGNAEDAVSRNPEGYVGNYSIANRQTSREIAA is encoded by the exons ATGGCAATTCAACATGGTATTGTAGAGAAGATGGAACCGGATAATGGTAAATTGTTTATAGGTGGGATTTCATGGGATACCGATGAGGATCGTTTGAAAGAGTACTTTAGTAGTTACGGTGATGTGGTGGAGGCGGTTATTATGAGAGATCGTTTGACTGGTCGTGCACGGGGTTTTGGGTTTGTAGTGTTTGTTGATCCTGTTGTTGCTGCGAGAGTTGTGCTAGAGAAGCACATGATTGATGGTCGAACC GTTGAAGCAAAGAAGGCTGTTCCGAGAGACGATAACCAAGGACTGAACCGCAACTTTAGTAGCATTCAAGGATCGCCAGCTCCTATGGGGCCTACAAAGAAAATATTTGTTGGTGGATTACCATCAACTATTAGCGAAAGTGATTTCAAGAATTACTTTGATCAATTCGGTACCATCACAGACGTCGTGGTGATGTATGACCACAACACGCAAAGGCCAAGAGGTTTTGGTTTCATTACATTTGAATCTGAGGAAGCAGTGGATCAGGTATTATTTAAAACCTTCCATGAACTAAATGGTAAAATGGTTGAGGTCAAACGTGCCGTCCCTAAAGAGTTATCTCCAAGCCCGAACCGCAGTCCTTTGGTTGGATATACTTACGGGCTAAATAGACCAAACACATTTCTTACAAGTAGCTTCCCCCAAGGTTACAATATGAGCCCAATTGGAGGTTATGGAGTTAGAATGGATAGCCGCTTCAGTCCAGTTGTTGGTGCTCGAACCGGGTTCCCCCAGTTTAGTTCAACTGGTTATAACATGAGTATGAATGGGGAGCCAGCTTTAAGCCCCAGTGCATTCGGTGGGTCCTCTAACAATATCGGCTATGGGCGAGTTTTGAGCCCATATTTGGGTGGAAATCCAAACAGATATAGTACTCCTATTGGCTATAACAATCAAGGTACTGGTAGAGGTGTGCCACCTATAGGCTCATCAACCCGGAGTGTGTGGGGAAATAGTGGGCTCACCAGCCCACGTGGCCCGGGTTCGTACCTGAGCTCAGGAAGTGGCGGTTTTGGAGTATTTGGGAACAATGCAGCAGGTTGGAGTTCTTTACCCTTTGCTTCTCAGGGTGGAGGAGGCTCTTCTGGCAACAATGGTGGAAATATAGGAGGACTTAGGGGTGAAGAGAATACTTACAGGCTAGTAGGTGGTACTGTTGGAAGAAACCATGAAATGGGAGTAGCTACAACATTATCATTTAATGGACCAAACAGTGGTCAGGGTTATTATGGTAATTTGTATCGTGAGGGTTCAATGTATGGAGATCCAACTTGGCAGTCTTCATCTAATGAGCTTGATGGTTCGGGTTCATTTGAGCATGGGCTTGGTAACGCAGAAGATGCTGTGAGCAGAAATCCTGAAGGTTATGTTGGGAACTATAGTATTGCAAATAGACAAACAAGTAGAG AAATTGCTGCATAG